From one Melospiza melodia melodia isolate bMelMel2 chromosome 4, bMelMel2.pri, whole genome shotgun sequence genomic stretch:
- the LOC134417002 gene encoding endonuclease domain-containing 1 protein-like, whose protein sequence is MLGLLLLQVLASCLWLGHSEVVKSFETSCPQFFFREIPPNEALEPQKPAWICQRYKNQYYFATLYDRKMRIPVYSAYIYQPGPGKRPKTWLVEPQLIGPTYPKSMEKEWTLLNQYNVTLEKLSQSQAILHDYKNLTGLNRGHLNPNGHHDDYSSRVATFTLTNIVPQDEKLNGGAWNNYEQQTMIRRTQDCKTTYVIVGAVPGNNYIAKGRVNKPSHLWSAACCVVDNNYIKAWAVIAENDRNQVQLLTLGELEDTLTELYGRGQVSLFDSDCPRE, encoded by the exons atgctggggctgctgctgctgcaggtgttggCCAGCTGCCTCTGGCTGGGACACAGCGAGGTGGTGAAGTCCTTTGAAACTTCATGTCCTCAGTTTTTTTTCCGGGAGATCCCCCCGAATGAAGCCCTGGAGCCACAGAAACCAGCCTGGATCTGCCAGCGCTACAAGAACCAGTACTACTTTGCCACCCTGTATGACAGGAAGATGCGTATTCCTGTCTACTCTGCTTACATCTACCAACCTGGACCAGGCAAAAGACCTAAAACTTGGCTGGTTGAGCCTCAG CTGATTGGCCCAACTTATCCCAAAAGTATGGAAAAAGAGTGGACACTCTTAAATCAATACAATGTCACCTTAGAGAAACTCAGCCAGAGCCAGGCTATCCTTCATGACTACAAGAACCTGACGGGTTTGAACCGGGGCCATTTGAACCCCAATGGCCACCACGATGACTACAGCAGCAGGGTGGCCACCTTCACCCTCACCAACATAGTGCCCCAGGATGAGAAACTCAACGGCGGCGCCTGGAACAACTACGAGCAGCAAACGATGATCAGGAGGACCCAGGACTGCAAAACCACCTATGTCATCGTGGGTGCTGTGCCTGGGAACAACTACATTGCCAAGGGGAGGGTTAATAAACCCAGCCACCTCTGGTCAGCTGCCTGCTGCGTGGTGGACAACAACTACATAAAGGCTTGGGCGGTCATCGCTGAGAATGACAGGAACCAGGTTCAGCTCCTCACACTGGGAGAGCTGGAGGACACATTAACTGAGCTCTATGGGAGGGGACAGGTTTCTCTGTTTGACAGTGACTGTCCCCGAGAATAA